From the Primulina tabacum isolate GXHZ01 chromosome 3, ASM2559414v2, whole genome shotgun sequence genome, one window contains:
- the LOC142541162 gene encoding putative late blight resistance protein homolog R1A-3, which yields MAAAYSALLAVARSLREILDLEQYIDPLHKEKNVSLKEKVDFIVTFLEDFSDKYQETLGREGNGIRKAAYEAQDFMNSYQRSVSTIDDDGSTEEANLNLDRDLTMASERIGFIWEETMKMNNSDTAKDLRSVSYSFPVDRSSTVQATAKKIVVGLDDDMIAIKERLYEDSANLQTISVVGMGGIRKTTLARKAYDDSIFSQYFDKCAWITVSQEYRRRDVLSGLLKSLKNQQYNKNEAELEKLVYQSLIGRRYLIVIDDIWSTKAWDDFKMTFPDDGSGSRILLTTRLLDVASHTRSSDAPVHQMNCLNNDQSWKLLQESVFEQQSCPLKLVEVGKKIVENCGGLPLTMVVVAGLLLSSGNVMREEVWENV from the coding sequence ATGGCTGCTGCTTATTCTGCGCTTCTTGCTGTTGCTCGATCATTGCGAGAGATTTTGGATCTTGAGCAGTATATCGATCCTCTTCacaaagaaaaaaatgtttCTCTCAAGGAAAAAGTTGATTTCATCGTTACTTTCCTTGAAGATTTTTCAGATAAGTATCAAGAAACACTTGGTCGTGAGGGAAATGGGATTAGAAAAGCTGCATACGAAGCTCAAGATTTCATGAATTCGTATCAGCGTTCGGTGTCAACTATTGATGATGATGGGAGTACTGAAGAGGCTAATTTGAACTTGGATCGAGACTTAACCATGGCGTCTGAAAGGATTGGTTTTATTTGGGAAGAGACGATGAAGATGAACAACAGTGACACGGCAAAAGATCTCCGATCCGTATCTTATTCTTTTCCGGTTGATCGTTCATCAACTGTCCAAGCCACTGCCAAAAAAATAGTTGTGGGACTTGATGATGACATGATCGCAATCAAAGAACGGTTATACGAAGACTCTGCTAACCTCCAAACTATCTCAGTTGTTGGGATGGGGGGTATCAGGAAGACGACTCTGGCTAGAAAAGCGTACGACGATTCAATCTTTTCTCAATACTTCGACAAATGCGCATGGATCACAGTGTCACAAGAGTATCGAAGGAGAGATGTTCTTTCAGGGCTTTTGAAGTCCCTCAAGAATCAGCAATATAATAAGAACGAAGCAGAACTGGAAAAACTAGTGTATCAAAGTCTCATTGGCAGGCGATATCTCATTGTGATTGATGATATATGGAGTACCAAGGCATGGGATGATTTCAAGATGACATTCCCAGATGATGGTAGTGGAAGTCGAATCCTGTTAACCACCAGGCTGTTAGATGTGGCTTCTCATACGAGATCTTCAGATGCTCCTGTTCACCAAATGAACTGTTTAAATAATGATCAAAGTTGGAAATTACTTCAAGAAAGTGTTTTTGAACAACAATCTTGTCCTCTCAAACTGGTGGAAGTCGGGAAGAAGATTGTGGAAAATTGTGGGGGACTTCCCCTCACCATGGTGGTGGTTGCAGGACTACTCCTTTCTTCAGGCAACGTGATGAGAGAAGAAGTGTGGGAAAATGTTTAG